A genomic region of Oryza glaberrima chromosome 1, OglaRS2, whole genome shotgun sequence contains the following coding sequences:
- the LOC127760329 gene encoding sterol 3-beta-glucosyltransferase UGT80B1 yields MGSSGEAVAEWGKEGEGGLRHRWRAEAVGASSSFAEGMGEFVLRSMDARFSGSADADGFPSSRHPGFGHSKSTTATSDCSKGQEHVFVRSYSDRLLKCDLTLDMLSENEKIKIIENLVKIQNDGTLEVDVRRSALIASELSEIDAFGSLSRDIVEAAPGLSKSVPKLKIVILVVGTRGDVQPFIAVAKRLQEFGHYVRLATHANFRTFVKSAGIDFYPLGGDPRILAQYMTKNKGFCLAGPTEISVQRKQLKEIIFSVLPACTEPDLDTGLPFRAQAIIANPPALGHLHIAEALGVPLHIFFTFPWTPTNEFPHPLARMPQSATYRLSYLILDLVIWWGTRGFINEFRKKLKLAPIAYFSTYHGSISHLPTGYMWSPHLMPKPNDWGPLVDVVGYCFLNLGTKYQPPQELSQWLQQGPKPIYIGFGSMPLGDEKKVTSVILDALRETGQRGIISRGWGDLGSFSEVPVDVFILEDCPHDWLFPRCAAVVHHGGAGTTAAGLVAGCPTTIVPFFGDQFFWGERIHAQGVGPAPIPIAELTVEALSNAIRFMLDPEVKSRTMELAIAIGNEDGVAAAVDSFHRHLPAELPLAPPPTDVKEEQLDFFQWFSQALEKCCFPFNP; encoded by the exons ATGGGGAGTagcggggaggcggtggcggagtgggggaaggagggagagggaggcctCCGGCATCGGTggcgggcggaggcggtgggGGCCTCGTCGTCGTTCGCGGAGGGGATGGGGGAGTTCGTGCTGAGGTCCATGGACGCCAGGTTCTCCGGATCGGCCGACGCTGATGGGTTCCCTTCCTCTCGGCACCCAG GATTTGGACATAGTAAATCCACAACTGCCACTTCGGATTGTTCTAAAGGGCAAGAGCATGTTTTTGTAAGATCATACTCTGATAGGTTGCTCAAGTGTGACCTCACGTTGGATATGCTATCGGAAAATGAGAAG ATAAAGATAATTGAGAATCTGGTAAAGATCCAGAATGATGGTACACTGGAGGTAGATGTGAGACGTAGTGCTCTTATTGCATCCGAACTTTCAGAGATTGATGCATTCGGTTCTCTGTCTCGTGATATTGTGGAAGCTGCACCTGGATTGAGCAAGTCAGTCCCAAAGTTGAAGATTGTTATTCTTGTAGTTGGAACACGAGGGGATGTCCAGCCATTTATAGCCGTAGCTAAACGACTTCAG GAGTTTGGTCACTATGTTAGATTGGCAACTCACGCCAATTTCCGTACCTTTGTGAAGTCAGCTGGTATTGATTTTTACCCGTTGGGTGGTGATCCTCGCATATTGGCTCAGT ATATGACAAAAAACAAAGGATTTTGCCTGGCTGGACCCACAGAAATTTCTGTTCAAAGAAAGCAGCTTAAGGAAATAATTTTCTCTGTTCTACCTGCATGCACAGAACCTGATTTGGACACTGGATTACCTTTTAGAGCTCAGGCAATAATTGCAAATCCTCCTGCTTTAG GACATCTACATATTGCAGAGGCACTTGGGGTACCCCTGCACATCTTCTTCACTTTTCCATGGAC GCCAACTAATGAGTTCCCTCATCCATTGGCACGAATGCCTCAGAGTGCAACTTACAGG CTATCCTATCTGATTTTGGATTTAGTAATTTGGTGGGGCACCAGGGGATTCATAAATGAGTTCAGGAAGAAGTTAAAATTGGCCCCTATTGCCTATTTCAGCACATATCATGGATCTATATCACACTTACCTACTGGATACATGTGGAGCCCTCATCTAATGCCGAAGCCAAATG ATTGGGGTCCTCTCGTGGATGTTGTGGGATATTGCTTCTTAAATCTTGGAACAAAGTATCAACCACCGCAAGAGCTTTCTCAGTGGCTTCAACAGGGGCCAAAACCAATATATATTGGTTTTGGTAGCATG CCTCTTGGTGATGAAAAAAAAGTCACTTCTGTCATTCTGGACGCACTAAGAGAAACAGGACAAAGAGGAATCATTAGTCGGGGTTGGGGAGATCTTGGAAGTT TTTCAGAAGTTCCAGTTGATGTCTTCATTTTGGAGGATTGCCCTCACGACTGGCTGTTTCCTCGCTGTGCTGCAGTG GTACATCATGGTGGGGCTGGTACCACAGCCGCGGGGCTTGTAGCTGGG TGCCCAACTACCATAGTGCCATTTTTTGGAGATCAATTCTTCTGGGGTGAGAGAATTCATGCACAAGGTGTTGGCCCTGCACCTATTCCTATAGCAGAACTTACTGTCGAGGCACTTTCAAATGCTATAAGATTCATGCTTGATCCTGAG GTAAAATCACGAACAATGGAACTGGCAATAGCAATTGGGAATGAAGATGGCGTGGCAGCCGCAGTAGACTCATTTCATCGACATCTCCCTGCCGAACTTCCGCTTGCCCCACCACCCACAGATGTAAAGGAAGAACAGCTAGACTTTTTTCAATGGTTTTCACAAGCCCTTGAGAAGTGTTGCTTCCCATTCAATCCTTAG
- the LOC127761676 gene encoding protein YIP4b-like: MSHNHGDTIPLHPSSAQSDMDEIESLIYAAPSATVLPARPPSPPRASIPVSTSPAPLPAPAKPSLPGASVPIIVPQAPPASVSVPIASDGFGPPPNTLTEPVWDTVKRDLARIVSNLKLVVFPNPYREDPGKALRDWDLWGPFFFIVFLGLTLSWSASVKKSEVFAVAFAVLAAGAIILTLNVLLLGGHIIFFQSLSLLGYCLFPLDVGALVCMLKDNVILKIIVVTVTLAWSSWAAYPFMSAAVNPRRKALALYPVFLMYISVGFLIIAID, encoded by the exons atgtcGCACAACCACGGCGACACGATCCCGCTCCACCCGTCGTCGGCGCAGTCCGACATGGACGAGATCGAGAGCCTCATCTACGCGGCGCCCTCCGCCACCGTCCTcccggcgcggccgccgtccccgccgcgcgcctccaTCCCGGTCTCCACCTCCCCGGCCCCGCTCCCGGCCCCCGCCAAGCCCTCCCTCCCCGGCGCGTCCGTCCCCATCATCGTGCCCCAGGCGCCGCCCGCTTCCGTCTCCGTCCCCATCGCCTCCGACGGCTTCGGCCCCCCGCCCAACACGCTCACCGAGCCCGTGTGGGACACCGTCAAGCGCGACCTCGCCCGCATCGTCAGCAACCTCAAGCTCGTCGTCTTCCCCAACCCCTACCGCGAGGACCCCGGCAAGGCGCTCAGGGATTGGGATCTCTGGGGGCCCTTCTTCTTCATCGTTTTCCTCGGCCTCACACTCTCCTGGTCCGCCTCCGTCAAGAAG TCTGAAGTATTTGCTGTTGCATTCGCTGTCCTAGCAGCTGGGGCTATAATTCTTACGCTAAATGTCTTGCTTCTG GGTGGGCACATTATCTTCTTCCAGAGCCTCAGTCTTCTTGGCTACTGTCTGTTTCCTCTGGATGTTGGAGCTCTAGTTTGCATGCTGAAGGACAATGTCATACTAAAGATCATCGTAGTGACCGTCACATTGGCATGGAGTTCCTGGGCTGCATATCCATTCATGAGTGCTGCAGTTAACCCAAGGAGAAAGGCTCTGGCCCTGTATCCCGTCTTCCTCATGTATATTTCAGTTGGTTTCCTCATAATTGCCATAGACTAA
- the LOC127769627 gene encoding polypyrimidine tract-binding protein homolog 3-like isoform X4 has translation MAEPSKVIHIRNVGHEISESELLQVVQPFGTVAKLVMLRAKNQALVQMEDLASAVNVIQYYNTIQPSVRGRNVYLQYSSHQELTTDQSSHGRNPDQEEPNRILLVTIHHMLYPITIEVLHQVFSPYGFVEKIVTFQKSAGFQTLIQYQSRQSAIQAYGALHGRNIYDGCCQLDIQYSNLSELQVHYNNDRSRDFTNPSLPTEQRSRSSQPSYNDPSSLFGFQQPGDPYAQMSKAAMIAAAFGGTLPPGVSGINDRCTLLVSNLNTDKIDEDKLFNLFSMYGNIVRIKILKNKPDHALIQMADGLQAELAVLYLKGAMLFGKKLEVNYSKYPTVTADPDARDYSTSHLNRFNSNVVKNYRHCCAPTKMIHISALPQDITEDTIHSLVGEHGTIANSRLFETNGKTQALVLFESVEEATEALVEKHASKLDRTNIRISFSQMQNI, from the exons ATGGCCGAGCCCTCCAAGGTGATCCACATCCGGAACGTCGGGCATGAGATCTCCGAG AGCGAACTGCTCCAGGTGGTGCAGCCGTTCGGCACTGTCGCCAAGCTCGTCATGCTGCGTGCTAAGAACCAG GCTCTCGTCCAGATGGAGGATTTAGCTTCTGCTGTGAATGTGATCCAATACTACAATACAATTCAACCCAGTGTAAG GGGAAGAAATGTTTACTTGCAATATTCATCCCACCAAGAATTGACTACTGATCAGAGCTCTCATGGACGAAATCCTGATCAG GAAGAACCTAACCGAATTCTGTTAGTAACCATTCATCATATGCTTTACCCTATAACCATTGAAGTGCTCCATCAAGTGTTTTCTCCCTATGGATTTGTGGAGAAGATAGTCACATTTCAAAAGTCAGCCG GCTTTCAAACCCTCATACAATATCAGTCACGTCAAAGTGCAATACAAGCTTATGGTGCTTTACAT GGACGGAACATATATGATGGTTGCTGCCAGCTAGACATTCAATATTCTAA TCTCAGCGAATTGCAAGTTCACTACAACAACGATAGATCTAG AGATTTCACAAATCCATCTTTGCCTACAGAACAACGCTCAAGATCATCTCAG CCTAGTTATAATGATCCAAGCAGTTTGTTTGGTTTCCAGCAACCTGGAG ATCCGTATGCACAG ATGAGTAAGGCAGCAATGATCGCTGCTGCTTTTGGTGGAACATTGCCTCCTGGAGTGTCTGGCATCAATGACCGTTGCACACTTCTAGTTAGCAATCTGAACACTGAT AAAATTGATGAGGATAAGCTCTTCAACCTTTTCTCAATGTATGGGAATATCGTGCGTATCAAGATACTCAAAAATAAACCAGATCATGCCCTCATCCAGATGGCTGACGGGCTTCAGGCTGAGCTTGCTGTACTGTATTTAAAG GGAGCAATGCTATTCGGAAAGAAGCTTGAAGTGAACTACTCCAAGTACCCAACCGTTACTGCTGATCCAGATGCGCGTGACTACTCAACTTCTCACCTCAACAGATTTAACAGCAATGTGGTGAAGAACTACCGCCACTGTTGCGCCCCAACCAAGATGATCCACATCTCAGCGCTTCCACAGGACATAACTGAAGATACCATCCATTCCCTTGTTGGTGAGCATGGGACTATCGCCAACTCAAGACTGTTCGAGACGAACGGCAAAACGCAGGCCCTTGTGCTGTTTGAAAGCGTGGAAGAGGCAACAGAGGCGCTCGTGGAGAAGCACGCAAGCAAGCTGGACCGAACCAACATCAGGATTTCCTTCTCACAGATGCAGAATATATAG
- the LOC127769627 gene encoding polypyrimidine tract-binding protein homolog 3-like isoform X1, which yields MAEPSKVIHIRNVGHEISESELLQVVQPFGTVAKLVMLRAKNQALVQMEDLASAVNVIQYYNTIQPSVRGRNVYLQYSSHQELTTDQSSHGRNPDQEEPNRILLVTIHHMLYPITIEVLHQVFSPYGFVEKIVTFQKSAGFQTLIQYQSRQSAIQAYGALHGRNIYDGCCQLDIQYSNLSELQVHYNNDRSRDFTNPSLPTEQRSRSSQPSYNDPSSLFGFQQPGDPYAQVSMDISYKASAALCYFNISPYQMSKAAMIAAAFGGTLPPGVSGINDRCTLLVSNLNTDKIDEDKLFNLFSMYGNIVRIKILKNKPDHALIQMADGLQAELAVLYLKVLLGHTFFYSGHCLLCVCVCVCVCGCCCVSRSVLMAFPIQGAMLFGKKLEVNYSKYPTVTADPDARDYSTSHLNRFNSNVVKNYRHCCAPTKMIHISALPQDITEDTIHSLVGEHGTIANSRLFETNGKTQALVLFESVEEATEALVEKHASKLDRTNIRISFSQMQNI from the exons ATGGCCGAGCCCTCCAAGGTGATCCACATCCGGAACGTCGGGCATGAGATCTCCGAG AGCGAACTGCTCCAGGTGGTGCAGCCGTTCGGCACTGTCGCCAAGCTCGTCATGCTGCGTGCTAAGAACCAG GCTCTCGTCCAGATGGAGGATTTAGCTTCTGCTGTGAATGTGATCCAATACTACAATACAATTCAACCCAGTGTAAG GGGAAGAAATGTTTACTTGCAATATTCATCCCACCAAGAATTGACTACTGATCAGAGCTCTCATGGACGAAATCCTGATCAG GAAGAACCTAACCGAATTCTGTTAGTAACCATTCATCATATGCTTTACCCTATAACCATTGAAGTGCTCCATCAAGTGTTTTCTCCCTATGGATTTGTGGAGAAGATAGTCACATTTCAAAAGTCAGCCG GCTTTCAAACCCTCATACAATATCAGTCACGTCAAAGTGCAATACAAGCTTATGGTGCTTTACAT GGACGGAACATATATGATGGTTGCTGCCAGCTAGACATTCAATATTCTAA TCTCAGCGAATTGCAAGTTCACTACAACAACGATAGATCTAG AGATTTCACAAATCCATCTTTGCCTACAGAACAACGCTCAAGATCATCTCAG CCTAGTTATAATGATCCAAGCAGTTTGTTTGGTTTCCAGCAACCTGGAG ATCCGTATGCACAG GTTAGCATGGACATCTCATACAAAGCGTCTGCTGCActttgttattttaatatttctcCATACCAGATGAGTAAGGCAGCAATGATCGCTGCTGCTTTTGGTGGAACATTGCCTCCTGGAGTGTCTGGCATCAATGACCGTTGCACACTTCTAGTTAGCAATCTGAACACTGAT AAAATTGATGAGGATAAGCTCTTCAACCTTTTCTCAATGTATGGGAATATCGTGCGTATCAAGATACTCAAAAATAAACCAGATCATGCCCTCATCCAGATGGCTGACGGGCTTCAGGCTGAGCTTGCTGTACTGTATTTAAAGGTGCTTCTTGGTCACACATTCTTTTATTCTGGACACTGtctcttgtgtgtgtgtgtgtgtgtgtgtgtgtgtggatgttGCTGCGTATCACGCTCTGTTCTAATGGCATTTCCTATCCAGGGAGCAATGCTATTCGGAAAGAAGCTTGAAGTGAACTACTCCAAGTACCCAACCGTTACTGCTGATCCAGATGCGCGTGACTACTCAACTTCTCACCTCAACAGATTTAACAGCAATGTGGTGAAGAACTACCGCCACTGTTGCGCCCCAACCAAGATGATCCACATCTCAGCGCTTCCACAGGACATAACTGAAGATACCATCCATTCCCTTGTTGGTGAGCATGGGACTATCGCCAACTCAAGACTGTTCGAGACGAACGGCAAAACGCAGGCCCTTGTGCTGTTTGAAAGCGTGGAAGAGGCAACAGAGGCGCTCGTGGAGAAGCACGCAAGCAAGCTGGACCGAACCAACATCAGGATTTCCTTCTCACAGATGCAGAATATATAG
- the LOC127769627 gene encoding polypyrimidine tract-binding protein homolog 3-like isoform X2 gives MAEPSKVIHIRNVGHEISESELLQVVQPFGTVAKLVMLRAKNQALVQMEDLASAVNVIQYYNTIQPSVRGRNVYLQYSSHQELTTDQSSHGRNPDQEEPNRILLVTIHHMLYPITIEVLHQVFSPYGFVEKIVTFQKSAGFQTLIQYQSRQSAIQAYGALHGRNIYDGCCQLDIQYSNLSELQVHYNNDRSRDFTNPSLPTEQRSRSSQPSYNDPSSLFGFQQPGDPYAQMSKAAMIAAAFGGTLPPGVSGINDRCTLLVSNLNTDKIDEDKLFNLFSMYGNIVRIKILKNKPDHALIQMADGLQAELAVLYLKVLLGHTFFYSGHCLLCVCVCVCVCGCCCVSRSVLMAFPIQGAMLFGKKLEVNYSKYPTVTADPDARDYSTSHLNRFNSNVVKNYRHCCAPTKMIHISALPQDITEDTIHSLVGEHGTIANSRLFETNGKTQALVLFESVEEATEALVEKHASKLDRTNIRISFSQMQNI, from the exons ATGGCCGAGCCCTCCAAGGTGATCCACATCCGGAACGTCGGGCATGAGATCTCCGAG AGCGAACTGCTCCAGGTGGTGCAGCCGTTCGGCACTGTCGCCAAGCTCGTCATGCTGCGTGCTAAGAACCAG GCTCTCGTCCAGATGGAGGATTTAGCTTCTGCTGTGAATGTGATCCAATACTACAATACAATTCAACCCAGTGTAAG GGGAAGAAATGTTTACTTGCAATATTCATCCCACCAAGAATTGACTACTGATCAGAGCTCTCATGGACGAAATCCTGATCAG GAAGAACCTAACCGAATTCTGTTAGTAACCATTCATCATATGCTTTACCCTATAACCATTGAAGTGCTCCATCAAGTGTTTTCTCCCTATGGATTTGTGGAGAAGATAGTCACATTTCAAAAGTCAGCCG GCTTTCAAACCCTCATACAATATCAGTCACGTCAAAGTGCAATACAAGCTTATGGTGCTTTACAT GGACGGAACATATATGATGGTTGCTGCCAGCTAGACATTCAATATTCTAA TCTCAGCGAATTGCAAGTTCACTACAACAACGATAGATCTAG AGATTTCACAAATCCATCTTTGCCTACAGAACAACGCTCAAGATCATCTCAG CCTAGTTATAATGATCCAAGCAGTTTGTTTGGTTTCCAGCAACCTGGAG ATCCGTATGCACAG ATGAGTAAGGCAGCAATGATCGCTGCTGCTTTTGGTGGAACATTGCCTCCTGGAGTGTCTGGCATCAATGACCGTTGCACACTTCTAGTTAGCAATCTGAACACTGAT AAAATTGATGAGGATAAGCTCTTCAACCTTTTCTCAATGTATGGGAATATCGTGCGTATCAAGATACTCAAAAATAAACCAGATCATGCCCTCATCCAGATGGCTGACGGGCTTCAGGCTGAGCTTGCTGTACTGTATTTAAAGGTGCTTCTTGGTCACACATTCTTTTATTCTGGACACTGtctcttgtgtgtgtgtgtgtgtgtgtgtgtgtgtggatgttGCTGCGTATCACGCTCTGTTCTAATGGCATTTCCTATCCAGGGAGCAATGCTATTCGGAAAGAAGCTTGAAGTGAACTACTCCAAGTACCCAACCGTTACTGCTGATCCAGATGCGCGTGACTACTCAACTTCTCACCTCAACAGATTTAACAGCAATGTGGTGAAGAACTACCGCCACTGTTGCGCCCCAACCAAGATGATCCACATCTCAGCGCTTCCACAGGACATAACTGAAGATACCATCCATTCCCTTGTTGGTGAGCATGGGACTATCGCCAACTCAAGACTGTTCGAGACGAACGGCAAAACGCAGGCCCTTGTGCTGTTTGAAAGCGTGGAAGAGGCAACAGAGGCGCTCGTGGAGAAGCACGCAAGCAAGCTGGACCGAACCAACATCAGGATTTCCTTCTCACAGATGCAGAATATATAG
- the LOC127769627 gene encoding polypyrimidine tract-binding protein homolog 3-like isoform X3: MAEPSKVIHIRNVGHEISESELLQVVQPFGTVAKLVMLRAKNQALVQMEDLASAVNVIQYYNTIQPSVRGRNVYLQYSSHQELTTDQSSHGRNPDQEEPNRILLVTIHHMLYPITIEVLHQVFSPYGFVEKIVTFQKSAGFQTLIQYQSRQSAIQAYGALHGRNIYDGCCQLDIQYSNLSELQVHYNNDRSRDFTNPSLPTEQRSRSSQPSYNDPSSLFGFQQPGDPYAQVSMDISYKASAALCYFNISPYQMSKAAMIAAAFGGTLPPGVSGINDRCTLLVSNLNTDKIDEDKLFNLFSMYGNIVRIKILKNKPDHALIQMADGLQAELAVLYLKGAMLFGKKLEVNYSKYPTVTADPDARDYSTSHLNRFNSNVVKNYRHCCAPTKMIHISALPQDITEDTIHSLVGEHGTIANSRLFETNGKTQALVLFESVEEATEALVEKHASKLDRTNIRISFSQMQNI; this comes from the exons ATGGCCGAGCCCTCCAAGGTGATCCACATCCGGAACGTCGGGCATGAGATCTCCGAG AGCGAACTGCTCCAGGTGGTGCAGCCGTTCGGCACTGTCGCCAAGCTCGTCATGCTGCGTGCTAAGAACCAG GCTCTCGTCCAGATGGAGGATTTAGCTTCTGCTGTGAATGTGATCCAATACTACAATACAATTCAACCCAGTGTAAG GGGAAGAAATGTTTACTTGCAATATTCATCCCACCAAGAATTGACTACTGATCAGAGCTCTCATGGACGAAATCCTGATCAG GAAGAACCTAACCGAATTCTGTTAGTAACCATTCATCATATGCTTTACCCTATAACCATTGAAGTGCTCCATCAAGTGTTTTCTCCCTATGGATTTGTGGAGAAGATAGTCACATTTCAAAAGTCAGCCG GCTTTCAAACCCTCATACAATATCAGTCACGTCAAAGTGCAATACAAGCTTATGGTGCTTTACAT GGACGGAACATATATGATGGTTGCTGCCAGCTAGACATTCAATATTCTAA TCTCAGCGAATTGCAAGTTCACTACAACAACGATAGATCTAG AGATTTCACAAATCCATCTTTGCCTACAGAACAACGCTCAAGATCATCTCAG CCTAGTTATAATGATCCAAGCAGTTTGTTTGGTTTCCAGCAACCTGGAG ATCCGTATGCACAG GTTAGCATGGACATCTCATACAAAGCGTCTGCTGCActttgttattttaatatttctcCATACCAGATGAGTAAGGCAGCAATGATCGCTGCTGCTTTTGGTGGAACATTGCCTCCTGGAGTGTCTGGCATCAATGACCGTTGCACACTTCTAGTTAGCAATCTGAACACTGAT AAAATTGATGAGGATAAGCTCTTCAACCTTTTCTCAATGTATGGGAATATCGTGCGTATCAAGATACTCAAAAATAAACCAGATCATGCCCTCATCCAGATGGCTGACGGGCTTCAGGCTGAGCTTGCTGTACTGTATTTAAAG GGAGCAATGCTATTCGGAAAGAAGCTTGAAGTGAACTACTCCAAGTACCCAACCGTTACTGCTGATCCAGATGCGCGTGACTACTCAACTTCTCACCTCAACAGATTTAACAGCAATGTGGTGAAGAACTACCGCCACTGTTGCGCCCCAACCAAGATGATCCACATCTCAGCGCTTCCACAGGACATAACTGAAGATACCATCCATTCCCTTGTTGGTGAGCATGGGACTATCGCCAACTCAAGACTGTTCGAGACGAACGGCAAAACGCAGGCCCTTGTGCTGTTTGAAAGCGTGGAAGAGGCAACAGAGGCGCTCGTGGAGAAGCACGCAAGCAAGCTGGACCGAACCAACATCAGGATTTCCTTCTCACAGATGCAGAATATATAG